From the genome of Asterias rubens chromosome 13, eAstRub1.3, whole genome shotgun sequence:
AGTTTGGTGTAACCCAGCCTTTACTAAAAAAGGTTGGCAGTGAGttggataataataacaatgccAAAACTTATTACGCGTATACATCCGCCAATATAGTGCTCAAGACGCCTAAAATACGTGTGAACGTGGACATGAACTTCAGAAAACTGTGTcattaaaatctcacgtttttagcatacgcGAAGTTACAATTTTTTCACGTCAAGTACGTACGTCGTCATACGCTGAGCATGCAATAATCCCTATGTGGCGACGTCAACTAGAAACAACACAACTTTGTTGACGTTCACTTTCACACGTATTTGCTCCtcacgtaacgtgcagctaaacctcgcttATATTACGATACAATAACTTGCGAAAAACCCTGGTCTAGCTGTCTCTAGACGGGATAAACGTGCTACAAATGGACCCGGTCTACGGAAAGGCCGCCTTGTTTTTACTCCCACTACATATCAATTTAAATGTCAGGCCTATTTACGAGTCATGCGGGGGAAAAACTAACTACTGGAGAGTTAATTGTTTGGTTACAAGGTATCTTTAGTGGCAGTATGGGGTTTGGTTACACAATAGCAAAAacgacagaaaaaaataattttgaaagaaaGCCCCAGAGCAAAACCACCCACCAGTTACAGGCTACCTCCCCTAAAGGCAGGTCGAGTTTTTGATTGGCCCCCAACGGCATAATTAGGATGTTGTCATAAACTGTGTGTTGGTCTGACAgcttctttaaagtcacctggaaatataataaaacataagagtatatgcttacgaacaataaaacaatttttttagtaattgtttgtgacgtcaaaaaatgtttttcttcattcagcagcaatacacctggtcggcaatgccggaatttttttttttttttttttttgaaacgtacaaactcacgacttggtcggtatgtactttgcaattgtgtttactctacgcattacaggcaaagtctgcctcgattgacgtcacgaacagcgccctctcgggtcggggtctactcttaaatttgtaaataacataagaactgattgtttaaaaccttagttaactgtttattcacattccacacatcaaaacacatatattagtgacaaaagctttattttgaaaaaaatgccacttccaggtgactttaaagagcTCCCCAAACTTCACGTCTTATCTCCCGTGTGCATCAAGTCTTGTGTTGTACAGCAAGATCAGCGGCGTAACTAGACATTTTCGTTTGGTGGGGCAAGTGAGGGCAAAGATTATCTCCCGTGTGCATCAAGTCTTGTGTTGTACAGCAAGTACAAGATACCCACATGACGTCACGAAGTTGCACAACTGTTGTAAACGGCACCCGGATAACGGATATTTTAACAAGCCATTTGCGTGTGAGAATTGAATAGTGTTTGGCACAATGATGTTCTGGATTGCAAGTttccacttaaatttgaattcctccgACTATCGAGACAATTGCTGtttcacatgattaggggcaaacTTTTGCGTATAGTTACTTAAGAGACGGTGACCCTCAGCTGGCTCAGATGTACCATTCTAAATTTGCTCAGCCCAAGCGGTCAGTGGTCTATCCAGGACTGCTGGGATGGGTAATTCAACTTGCACAtgttcttgttcaggaagtacgtcatgcgtgtAGGGGGATCGGTGCGAGTGTGATGAATGATGGGACTGAGCATGGACCAATGAGCTTgcttgatacgtttgcccatcccagcgcctttggttaaggCACGGCTCTGGGGCCCGGGACGAGCGAAAATTCTGAATTTATGTTTAGGCCTATGGTCGTGAGGTCGCTAGTATAGCAAAGGCTTGCCTCACACCATTTTACatggcaactgtctctatagtctgaggtaCTAAGAAAGTCATTTTACCGGACACTATTGAAATCTATTCACTCGCAAGTGTCTTAGAACGCCTgcaagttaaagacactgacaacatttggtaattgtcaaagaccactcttctcacctggtgaatctcaacatatatgtataaaatagcaaacctgtgaaaataatgtgctcaatattggtcgtcgaagttgcgaaaaaaaTAACGGACGAAAAAATACCTTTGTCGCGCCATTTGTGTCCTTTCAGTCATATGCTTGAGTTAAATTCTGGTCATGAGTTGGGTCTGTCTGTAAACGGAATGAACGTTCTACAAACGGACCCGGTCCGGTGTTCTCACCTTCAACCAAATAACAGTTTCATAtccaaaagggaaactgacataATTTTAACATAGAAATGACaacattcattcagtcgatTTCGAAGCTAAACAGACATtgtagacactggacactatttgtaattgtcaaagaccagtcttctcacttggtcgtcgaagttgtgagttgataatgaaagaaaaaaaaaacattgttagacaaagtcgtgtgctttcagatgcttgatttcgagacctcaaattcaaaaatctgaggtttcgaaatcaaattcgtggaaaattatttttttctcaaaaacctaagttacttcagagggaggttgttctcacagtgttttatactatcagcataccaagtaagtttatgatgctaaaaattattttgagtaattactaatagtgtccactgcctttaacgcataTGAAAATattgaaggtacgaagtgactcggctgtCGGAACAAAGTGACTCAGATAATGGTTTAATATACTATACTTCGCTCTCGGCTCatggtacgaagtgaccattttggttacggtacgaagtgtcccgaaggtacgaagtaGCAATGGTACGACGTGTCTGACGTCTCAGATTACGGGATAACGGACACTTCGTATAAACTTGCAAAAGGTCAAAGTGTCCCAAATTTACGAAGATGGTACGAAGTTTGTGTGACATTCCAAATGACGACCCGCGCGCACCACGTCTATAGTGCGTCCGTAGTACGGGAAGACTTGCGTGACGTCTAAAGAACGGAATTGCTCTATTAACAACCCCCTGTCCTGCCATCTAATAAAGGTACGCAATATTACGTTATGTGTGCCTCAATGACACCTGTCGTTCTGTTGTTAGTGCACTGGTACTCTCACTCCTTGACTACTGCAACTGCCTTCTCacggacttaaaggcagtggacactattggtaattactcaaaataattattagcataacacttttctttgtgacaagtaatggggagaggttgatggtataaaacattgtgagaaacggcaccctctgaagtgccatagtttccgagaaagaagtagttttccacgaatttgatttcaagaccttagatttagaacttgaggtctcgaaatcaaccatctaaacgcacacaccttcgtgtgataagggtgttttttctttcattcatatctcgcaagttcgatgaccgattgagctcaaattttcacaagtttgttattttatgtatatgttgagatacaccaactataaaggctagtctttgacaattaccaatagtgtccactgcctttaagcaacacGGTCTCAACCGCTTTACAGAAACACCGAAACAAGGCCCTCGACTGATCCATAGAGGCCGAAGTATTTCCCTTGCCACTCCTCTGCTCACGGATCTCCATTGCCTTCCAGTCGAACAGTGGATCTCGAAGACGGCACTGAACATGTTCAACCCTGTACCAAACACTTTCAATGTAACGCTTGCACGAGCAATTGAATTTTACAGATAAAGGAAATGCTCGGGGCGGGGCAGGGATATTTCAATAGATTCTGCCTCTATTAAGTTAATAATCAAATGAATAGGAAACGCGTCAATGTGttgttagtcttggtgcaagacgtttctcgttcccttttcacgtACACCGCGGCCAaatcaccgacagcgcgcgcaccgactcacctaacttatagtccactcaccgccccggagaagtgactataagtcaggtgagtcggtgcgcgcgctgtcggtgaactggccgcggtgtgcgtgaaaagggaacgagaaacgtcttgcaccaagactaatgtGTTGTATGAACGGTCCACTATAATGGATACTGCGTCTTATAATAGAAACGAAGTCACGTGACACGCTCTTCTAATGTATAGTTTGTCACTTACACGCTGGCAAAAAAATACTTATTTGTATATAAGGCGTGGGTACTCAACTAGAGTTATTCAAAAAGATCTATTGGTAAACGTGCTCCACTGTTTTCAAAGAAATCCTCTTAAAAACGAACACGTAAAACAACTTGAAGTATTACCTAAAAATGGCCGAGGGAATCTTGGTTCTTCGGGTGATCAAGACCATTGTAGGGCTACTAGGCATTCTGGGCAATGCTCTCGTCTGTCTGGTCATCTACAAAGTGACATCAATGCATACCACTACTAACTACTTCATCTTCAACCAGGCTACTATAGACTTCCTCGGCTCTGTGATGCTCCTCTTAAGCAGCAACATACCAGTACCGGTGTTTCTCGCTGATAACCTCGGTGGCAACTTACTCTGTCGCCTCTGGATTTCAGATTTTTTCTTGTGGTCGTTTTTCACCTCTTCAACACTGAACCTGGTGTCCGTTACTTTCGAGAGATACGTCGCCATCGTGTTCCCGTTCCAGCACGGGGTAATCTACGGGACTGTCCCGGTCCGTATTCTGATCGCAGGGGTCTGGATCATCGGTATGGCAAGTAGCTTCTACGATATCGCTTTCTACGCTGTAATCTACGGGTCATGCCATTCCGTAAGCGTCCCGGGCTCGCAGGCTATCGGCGTCATGATCTTCCTC
Proteins encoded in this window:
- the LOC117298718 gene encoding substance-K receptor-like; the protein is MAEGILVLRVIKTIVGLLGILGNALVCLVIYKVTSMHTTTNYFIFNQATIDFLGSVMLLLSSNIPVPVFLADNLGGNLLCRLWISDFFLWSFFTSSTLNLVSVTFERYVAIVFPFQHGVIYGTVPVRILIAGVWIIGMASSFYDIAFYAVIYGSCHSVSVPGSQAIGVMIFLLQYFLPVCAMLFAYVHIMVVLKRKAVSVGPQPVTVSSVSHPVDTMERSLLRARRNTLKTLVIVFATYVGCWSMNAVVFFMFNFGYPLDFNGAVYIVSVALVASNSCLNPFIYAVKYRQFRRGFRIVFGLPVTNEDFGNSSTAN